One Tepidimicrobium xylanilyticum DNA segment encodes these proteins:
- a CDS encoding hemerythrin domain-containing protein — translation MENKINGWKNQSTTKIINSLTDNYHEYFRNIMKELTTLTTTILRVHGRTHRELSKVHRFFSIIQINLIQRMIKEKGNIFPLIKIYDKRPRQDLLEEILKEKELLESEEDNIKELFNKLSKVTNGYCPPEDGCATYNRTYENLKELESKVLEYLKIENEILYPRLEK, via the coding sequence ATGGAAAATAAAATAAATGGATGGAAAAATCAATCGACAACTAAAATAATAAATAGCTTAACTGATAATTACCATGAGTATTTTAGAAATATAATGAAGGAATTAACAACATTAACTACTACAATACTAAGAGTTCATGGCAGAACTCATAGAGAGTTATCCAAAGTCCACAGATTTTTTAGTATTATACAAATAAACTTAATCCAAAGGATGATTAAAGAAAAGGGTAATATATTCCCATTAATTAAGATATACGATAAAAGACCAAGACAAGATTTATTAGAAGAAATCTTAAAAGAAAAAGAATTACTGGAATCAGAAGAAGATAATATTAAAGAGCTATTTAATAAATTAAGTAAAGTAACTAACGGTTATTGTCCCCCAGAAGATGGATGTGCTACTTATAACAGGACTTATGAGAATCTAAAAGAATTAGAATCTAAAGTATTAGAGTATTTGAAAATAGAAAATGAAATATTATATCCAAGATTGGAAAAATAG
- a CDS encoding MATE family efflux transporter — MSKIWKDKNFIKSMINIALPITLQNLIASSVNMLDTLMITSLGQASLAAVGLANQVFFFYSVTIFGVATGSAVFVAQFWGRQDYKNIKKILGLCLTITSVIGLFFTLAALITPEGIMTIFSEDPEVIKLGVDYLIIVAFSYIITGISFSYAVASRSIGDAKMPMVVSIVSFIINGIFNYLLIFGKFGFPRLGVKGAAYGTLIARVVELGLILYTIYSSSSPLAANIKELTNWNKNFIQKYAKTAYPVIVNEALWSLGTVLYSIAYAKIGTEAAAAVQILNTVQNIFMVITRGVGNACTVMVGNKIGANEEEMAIEYANRFLKISVALGLVLATGLYLTSDIILSLFRNLTPQLYTTSKKLLNILALFFTIKVFNGTVIVGVLRGGGDTKFSMLLEMGSVWLVGVPLAFLGAIVFKLPVYLVTPLVYSEEIVKALFALPRLISKKWVTNVIKDM, encoded by the coding sequence ATGAGTAAGATTTGGAAGGATAAGAATTTTATCAAATCAATGATTAATATAGCATTACCTATTACCTTGCAGAATTTGATAGCTTCATCAGTGAACATGTTAGACACCCTTATGATTACTAGCTTAGGGCAAGCAAGTCTTGCAGCTGTGGGTCTTGCCAATCAAGTTTTCTTCTTTTATAGTGTTACTATTTTTGGAGTTGCAACTGGTTCAGCAGTATTTGTAGCCCAGTTTTGGGGTAGGCAAGATTATAAGAATATCAAGAAAATACTAGGTTTATGCCTAACCATTACAAGTGTGATTGGTTTATTTTTTACTTTAGCAGCATTAATAACACCTGAAGGGATTATGACCATATTTAGCGAGGATCCAGAAGTCATCAAGTTAGGGGTCGACTATTTAATAATAGTTGCCTTTAGTTATATTATAACGGGAATCAGTTTTTCCTATGCTGTTGCTTCAAGGAGCATTGGAGATGCTAAAATGCCTATGGTTGTAAGCATAGTTTCTTTCATAATCAATGGGATATTCAATTACCTACTTATATTTGGTAAGTTTGGTTTTCCACGGCTGGGGGTAAAAGGGGCTGCTTATGGGACTTTAATAGCCAGAGTAGTTGAATTAGGCCTTATTTTATACACTATTTACTCCAGCTCCAGTCCATTAGCTGCCAATATTAAAGAGTTGACCAATTGGAACAAAAATTTCATTCAAAAATATGCAAAGACTGCATATCCAGTAATAGTAAACGAAGCATTGTGGTCTTTAGGTACAGTATTGTATTCTATAGCTTATGCAAAAATAGGTACGGAAGCAGCTGCTGCAGTTCAGATTCTCAATACTGTTCAAAATATATTTATGGTTATAACTAGAGGGGTGGGAAATGCATGCACAGTAATGGTAGGCAATAAGATTGGTGCTAATGAAGAGGAAATGGCTATTGAATATGCTAATCGATTTTTAAAAATATCGGTGGCACTTGGACTAGTTTTGGCAACGGGCCTATATTTAACCTCTGATATAATTTTAAGTCTATTTAGAAATTTAACTCCTCAGCTATATACTACTTCAAAAAAGTTACTAAATATTTTAGCACTATTTTTCACAATCAAAGTTTTTAATGGAACTGTGATTGTAGGTGTTCTCAGAGGTGGAGGAGATACCAAATTCTCCATGTTATTGGAGATGGGCTCCGTTTGGTTAGTAGGAGTACCTTTAGCTTTCTTGGGGGCCATCGTATTTAAATTACCAGTATATCTTGTGACCCCATTAGTCTATTCGGAAGAAATAGTTAAAGCACTGTTTGCTTTGCCAAGGCTAATATCGAAGAAATGGGTAACCAACGTTATTAAAGACATGTAG